The window CTTCCCTTACAGGATTTTCATAAGAAATACAAATCCTATTGGATAGTTCCAAATCACAATAGAAAGTCCTAAAAGATTTTGTGACTATGTTACATATCTAAAATCTCAATATTTTTACTCCAGGTAAATCAATCATCAACGACCTTGAGGAATGCAAGTACTTACATGCCAAGTATATGTAAATTATTCAAAGTTCTCCCATTCCCTGTCTACTCTATCCCTAACGTTTGCGTAATTCCTAAACTATAAGATAAATAAAACCAGAAATGAAACTTGGTGTTATCTAAAACCTACTTATCAAAAAATTAACAGTATGCATCTTTGTTCTCCAAACTGATTTTCACAAAACATATTCTGACAACAAAGTAAAAGAGAAAGTGTAAGCTCCATGCCGAAGTGAAACTAAAAATCCATACTAATTTGTTTTAGAATGACATTTCCTTTTTATTAGCTTACCATGTTTCTGCACGATTTTACTGATATTCCTAGAATGAAGAACCTCGCTAATTCAGTGCCAAGTCTTGTATAAGTGCATTCTTGTCTGGATTGACCGTGCGGACATAACACCCCGCCTCCACTGTGATATTGAAATCTTGAAGTCTCCAAGTCATGAAAACGTTACGCTACCTGAGcgaggtaaagttagttttataatggacattcgGTGGATATTCGTTCTCCCTTGTCAATAGCTAAGTCAAGCGTTCCATGATTACGAAGATGACATATTTTGAATCGGGATAGGTTGGACCACACTGTTCTGATGGTTACAAGGAGCATTTAACTTCTTTGCCAAACGAAGtgcaaccagtttatttttcaaacaagtattacaaatgtttttggttgCTAATAATTTTCTCCATGACAATTGTTTTTTATCTGAATTAAAAAGATACATACGTTTCACAAATTCATCCTGCAatttagaatatatatatatacattattacaATGTCTCAATACATACTTAGGCATTGAGTATTCATTTATACATGGTAAAATAATTCTGCTGTGGAATGGATGATGTACCATCCACTCACAAGATACAGTTATTCTGAACGGAGCTGCAGGccttgaaataaaaaacaaccgGGGATGTTACCATTTATGATTTATAAGAATAGTTCCCTTGCTGTGATGGGAGAAAAATGTGTATGGAGAAACTGCTAAATATATAGAAGAATATTCCAAATCATTCACGCTATTTGGAATGGCACTGTCCATACTGCAAACCACGTCAAAGGAAATTGTTTTTCAGATAAAATGAGATGCCTCTAAACACAGCGAAAATTATATATGAACGTTTGcttgttttttcatttatttcaatatttccaactttttctttctaaatatttttttttattatcttgaTCAATGTATTACCTCTTTCATTTGGAATAAGAAAAATTCAACACTGCGGAATTGGCTGTACCAAATATGCTGTAGGCCTACAACTAATGGTCTACACTACACATATCAAAAATATGTTGTACTGGCTTGACTCCCATAACTGATCGTCCTTTGCAATTGAAGCTAAACATATTTATCAGCTGCTTTGTGTGAAGTTGCaccacacctgaatgagctgagGTGCATCGGGTGTAGCTTATGTTAAGAATTGTGCTAACCAACTGGATTTTAATCTCAGGGAATAATTCGACCCATCAAGGTGAAGGTGCACATTTAATAGTTCTGTCTTCGGGCAAGACCAACGGCATAGGTTGGTATTGTAAATTGGGATTTTCCTGTTTTCCAGAGGGTCACATttacctgtctgtaatatttggGGGGGATCATGACACCCCCGCTAATTCTACACCCCCTGGGCAAGACAGTGAACCTCCATTGCTCTAAGGGCTAGTCCCCTATCTATAACCCCTCAATGCGTTCTTATTTTCTCCTTGGATGGGTTTTGGTCAGAAGACAAGAGAGGAGAGCACTTGAGAAGATAGGATTGTAGCATATTGCTGTTGTCGCAAACCTCTGTAGCCATGAAGTAAACGAGACGTTACTTTTGGTCGCAGTTTAAGGTTAGGCCAGTGTGGTtaggatttaaaaataaattgtgctCATTGATATTTTCTCAATGTCATACGTCGCACTTTTCTTTGCCTTCTTCATCCTACATTTTTGAGAAATTCCGAGAAAGCAAGGAGAAAGGACGCCAAGTGACGACATTGGGAGAAGGCGGGAGAAGCCCATAATCTTCAACCTAACTTCCTTTCCCCTGAAAACCGGATGTGTTCACACCGCACATGTGATAAAAACGCCTGCGATGTAATATGATTTGATCCGAGACTTACTACATACTAAATCGTCTTTGCTATTCATGTTCAGTACGCAGATGTGCTGCCAGAGCGATGTGGCAGAGAGCCATGTTTGTTACTCGCAAATGTATCGTTAAACGTAACAAAGCGTAGGGTCCCGCCCAATACTTATTTAGTTCACTTTGTTATTCGTAAACAAATTATTTCTGGACAACACTGAcactttagaattttttttattttgtcaacatAATTTCTAATATTAAATAGGCATATTGCGTTCTGTACACGGGCTACGGCTTTCTCCTGTCCGTCAAGCCGCTTTCCACCGGAAGCGCTGCTGTTCGCGAACTATTGTAGTCATTGCGGGACGTCTGGATGGAACAACAAACTGGATTTTGATTTGGGAAATTCTAGGGGACGTTTGGTAAAGCCTCATATCCACACTGGGCGGTGAACTCAGGCCAAGGTaagtcttttttattattatttctgaaCCTAACATCTAAAATATACACAACACAGCGCAAGGCATGTAGAACAGGCCCTTCGATATCGTTTTGATCGATGTGGCTAGCTGCGGTACAATATTTAAGCTAGTGTAGCCAGTCGTGCTGTTGTACTGCAGGTCATTGACACTCCAATGAGTGTTCAGTGTTTTCCCAATTGGGGTTTTCAATAGAATAGCTAACTATTATGTTTGGTGTATGTTTTGGTCGTGCTGGTAAATTCTGTCTGTTAAACCACAAACATAATGTAATGGTGCGTGCTGTGAGTCAATTTACTTGTTGAAAAAGTCGAGGATTATGCGTGGGATTAGATGACGACGGCTAGATGAACGAAATGTGTAACACCTTTCTTGGCAATAAagtcagaaaaaaattattgtcgATTTGTTTTTTCGTAAATTTTTCCAATTTAAACGTGTATCATTTGGTATTAAATATAGTTTACTGTCCAGCTCCCATGTCTGTGATTCAATCACTGGGTATATGTTGGTTAATCGATCATACAATTTTCTGAATCCCCTCTTGTCCCTTCAGTCCATGTGATGATGTTGTCACCTGTTATGGCTGATCCCAGAGGTGGTCAGCAGCTACCTGGCACCACGTCGGTGGGTCCAGTTGGTCCATACCCCCTTCTCTCACAGCTGTATGATGAGCGATTGGCTATGGAGTGCGGAGAGAACAGCAAGGACCTTAGGAACGCTGCTGAGGGTGGAGGACCTCTGGTGACTGTGAAATTGTCTCACAGGTCAGCGGAGAGTAGAGATGGTAGTCTTCAGGTGGGGAGTGCTTGTGTGGCACTTAATGTCTATGCTTACGGTTCTGCATGTTTATACCGGGTCTGTGCATTTTGGTCTTATCTTAActtgtggttcattgttttcAGGTGCAAGATATTCAAAGGCCCTATAATAAAAGCAATGTCTGGGTTCATCCAAAACAACGAGGTAATGTATGTTTGTTGATGTCCAATATAATACACGGATCAGGGTTAAGGAAATTTAAGTCAAGAAGGCATTCCGCTGAATCTAACAACTGAATATGAGTGCTGCTCAGTTTTTAAAGATGCATTTAAATGATCACTATAGGGCAACCATGAAATGTCAAACTGTGTTATCAGGGcttttcctggctcaaaattggacaaaggtggtaccccaacccctGCTGCCCCATGCTCCACTGGACAACCCTCTTTGATACACTGTAAAATATCTGGCTACACTATTATaatgttaaatctgccctgttgtccatgtccacttgagcaacTAATGCATGATACATTGTCCTTCctaatagcaaccaaaataCAAGCAATAGATTCATTCTTTACGTATTAATAAGTCTTTataatcagtcagtcactattattgtttttgttggtatactatgttcttgttaattgGACTTGTGTTAAAAACATGTCAGGGCTGTATacatattacagccttgtttttctttctacatccttgccttgacgccccCACATTTATCCCCCTCTCTCAACTTCCTTCAACGATTCTTAGCTATGCTGCTTGTGCTTatccagcgtcttcacgttcatatatttatattgttagtgacttaaatatgttgtatatttttacactgcATGTTGCATAtacagctgtgtaaggacatcagggacaaaattgtagatctgcacacagctgggatgggctaccggacaataggcaagcagcttggtgagaaggcaaaaactgttggcgcagttgttataaaatggaagaagttcaagatgacggtcaatctcccttggtctggggctctctgcaagatctcacctcgtggggcatcaatgatcatgaggaaggtgagggatcagcccagaactacatggcaggaccagGTCAacgacctgaagagagctgggaccccagtctcaatgaaaaccattagtaacacactacaccatcatggattaatattgaggggtggatggatggggccatgtatcgccagatcttggcaaacaacctccttccctcagtaagagcattgaagatgggtcgtggctgggtcttccagcatgacaacgacccgaaacacacagccagggcaactgaggagtggctccgtaagaagcatctcaaggtcctggagtggcctagccagtctccagacctgaatccaatagaaaatctttggaggtagctgaaatccgtattgcccagcgccagccccgaaacctgaaggatctggagaaagtctgtatggaggagtgggccaaaatccctgctgcagtgtgtgcaaacctggtcacaaactacaggaaacgtatgatctctgtaattgcaaaccaaatattaagttctgcttttctgatgtatcaaatgcttatgtcatgcaataaaatgcaaattaattacttaataatcatacaatgttttagattccgtctctcacagttgaagagtacctatgataaaagaattacagacttctacatgctttgtaagtgggaaatactgcagattttgcaggttatcaaatacttgttctccccactgtatgatgTAGTTGGGGCCAGTAACCTACATTCCCTAATCTTTCCACTAGTCATCTTCATCTCACGAACTAGGTTGAGAAAAATCTGTGATTCTACTAGATATGATCTGGAACGTTAACATGTTATGCGGATTGGATGTTATGTGACGTCTAGACTGGTTAGGTTCTGTATGCCAGGTTGCCAGATCAATGACAGTAAACCCTGGAATTGGCATACTACACAAAAAAACCACTCAAACGCAATTtcttctatacaaccctatctgtaaatcgacccGCCCAAGTGGAAACCTTCCCACCTGGCCATACTGCCAGAATGAAAAAAGTTTGCTGCAGTATTTCACTGGTAGGCTATTTAGCGTATGAGCGAAAATAgcgttttagttttttttaaatgccaacACAGAGGCATTGCAAAACTTCGGAAGGTGGCGGCCTTTGACttttatatgcaggaaaatccctgCAAATCCTTCGACACAAACCAAACATTCAAACTCCCCAGCCCTTTTCACATTCTTCCGGCCTTGTGACTTTGTGTTCTGTACACAGAACCTTCCTCCAGGGGGGCTGCCTCAGCGTATGTCTCACCTCAGGCTCAAGCCTGCCCTGCTGTTCCGGACACCCCAACAGATGAGCAGCTAGGCACCCTCCAGCGTTGTCTGGAAGGCCACCAGGCTGAGATGAGGCGGTTACTGACTGGTGCCCTCGGCAATCTGTGCCAGCGGCTGgatgtggtggagaggaggatggagcaGCTCTGTGAGCAGGGCACCACACACGGCAACAGCCTCGCCCTGCTGAGCACCCAACTGAGCCAGCTTGCGAGAGGAATGACTGTCACTACTACAAAGCAGGACTTGTCACCTTTCCAAGGTCAGGGTGAGTTTGATGCACTAAAGATTAAGGGGTAATGACCCAATTTCAAAGGATGCGTAGTTTGGTTTTGGATTCAATAATTTTCTGTTATACTTTGGATACTTTACTCAGGTCTATGACTGCATGTTTCATAATTCTTTGACTATATCGTCATCCATATCGCCTCTTGGCTTCTCCCTGCTGTTACAAACAGGGATCTGCTGTTTGAGTGACCGAGAGATGTCTCCCTGCAGCTGAAATTAAACAACCTTTTCCAGTCACAGATCATTTAAAACAAACGTTCCTACTTCTATTTTTGTGTAAATTCCTCCTTCTGTTCATCCACTCAAATGTCATGATTCTCATCACTCTGTATACTATTGTGTTAGCTATTCTGATGATTATGATGTCTTTGTGGGAATCATGCAGTCCAGAGTTGATTTTGCAACCGTAAAAATGCTTTAATCAACTGCTTGAACCGCtcctttatttgaaaataaaggaccattaaaacattaaaaccattATATATCCATTAAAACTACCACTACTTTGAATTCTCTATCAGTTATCTGCTTAACAATTGTCACATAAGCAATAGCCCATATTAGCTGCTACCTAATATCCAATGTTACATTCCTAGTATGGCTACTTAATCATTACTGTTGTAAGATGCCAGTATTGATACATTTCTTTTATGCTATGAATTTCTTTTCATGAAATAAATGGACCTTATTATTTTGAATCAGTTCAGTCCCACACATACACTAATGTGAGGATCAGAGTGGGTCCTAGCAGTGTCATAGTATTTCCTAGTATTTTCTTATCTTATTtctatttaattgaaatgtattttgttgctgaataattattttggttTGTTGGGTTGTTATAGGAAAGGAACCAATAGTGCTGAATGAAGAAAAGCTGAACTACATCAAGCCGGTACCACATGGTCCAAACTCTTTGTGCAATATACGTTCATCTGGAACCGACTTTGATGAGGGAAGCATCACTGGAACTCCATGTGGGCTGATGACAACGTTTTCACACAGGCAGAGTCCAGCCCAGAGTGACGGCCTCAAAGAGGGCTTAGGTGGGAAAATGGATAGGAAAGAGTTAGGGCACTCAGCATCCTTTGTGAGAAAAGGTCCCTGTAAGGGGGATACAGAGGGGTCCATTCAGGGAAAATGCTCCCCTGTGTTTGTGGAGCTGGAAGCGGGTAAGAGTCAGGATGCACTCACCTGCTTTGTCAATTCTGTCCTGGTAGAAATGGAATCTAGTGACAATATGGAAGTACCCCTTTCATCCTCTTCCAAGATGGCAGAAGGTATCATGACACTTCCGCATTCTCATATACATTGTCCCTCTCAATCCGCAGCTCAGTCCAATGGCCCTGAGTTCCCAAAGTATCCCGTTCCAAATAAGGGTAGGACTTTAGCTGCATTTTCTGAGGGGGGCCAATTGAACCCTATAGGAGCTTACTTTCTGTTGCCCCACTCCGTTGAAGTTCTAGGGTTATCTAGGTCAGAGCACTCAAGCAGTATTGCTTGTGCTCTAACTGATGTCCAGGAATTGATCAGCAGCCGAACCCACAATGACCACACTGCCTATAATAAATTTTCCAAAGAAGCCTCAAAAGACTGGAAGGCAGAGATGAAGAGGGATGAAAAGGGACAATTAAAGGTACACTTGTTCGGTGAGTTCAAGCTCTCCCCTCTACGAAATGGCTCTTCAAATTCTCTCATAGCTGGTGTTAGGTCCACCCACCACAAAAACGAGGCCCTCCTGCTTCAGCTGTCTGAGACTGCTAGACACCTAGTCACGTTGCCCACATCCACAGCGCTCCATTCACTCCTGAATAGCGGCCAAAGTAGATGGGGGAACCTAACTTGCTTTAACTGCAAGCTGAAACACCACTGGGCTAAGGAACGGCCCTCTTATAAGAAACTGCCCCTAAAAGGCTTTAGCAGCACTTGTGGCGCTCTAATGATATCTCTCCCGGAACTGGAAGAGGAGATGACGCAGCCCCTGGTGATTCTGGGCAGCCCAGTGTTGCCATTGTCTCCCCTGAAACTGGGGCCTGTAGGCCAGACCTTCTGCCCCTCCCGCTGTAGCAGCAAGCTCCTGGACGGAGGCATGCCCACCAGTCAATGCGGTCTCTCCCGGCTCCTCCACACCACAGGCCAGTTCCCCACGTCTCTGTCCAGACGGATGGGGTTCCCGAAGTTCTCCAAGGGATGTCTTAGCACCGTTCTGGCTGCCTCTTCCTACGCCTCCTTCCATCTCTGGTTCAGACACAAGGGCCCCGGGCCCCTCATGAGGCTGTCGGCCACTGCGGTGAAGACGGTGGTGTGTCAGATCATAGAGTCTCAGGAGAAGTACATGTGCCCTCTTCCACCGCTCAAGGACTACACGGGCCCGTTTGGCCTGGGCAATGACCACAGGTTAGTCCACGCTGTGATATTGACTTGTTAATGTGTCTTGATGCTGTATGAGAATTTGGAAATTGGCGCTAACGATATTTCTTGAAGTAGTTgatttcttgtttgtttgtatttgtagTTACGCTCAATGCTGTGGTCAAGAGGCTTCCTCTGGCAGGAATTCCACAGCAGCAAGGTCAGCAACCTTGTATGTATAATGGCTGTCTGTCTAGATGTAGCAGAGTATCAAATCTCCACAAATCTCAATGTAATAATTGAGTGACGTCATTGTGGTAGGACAGCATTGCATTTGTTAGTATTTATGTCCGTGGCATCTCAAACATTCTGTCGCCCATTGAAGTCTGCACAGGCCGTGCAGTGTTCACACTCggtttcaaatatttacaaatggaatgtatagatgtgcaatgagggcaaatTGCAGTTCTAagtgagcaatgaaggcaaatagggggagggcagaaaatgtacatattgaagtatatgtatgtactaGTGGGAAATTAATAGTTGTGCAATGAGGtcaatgcaagtacaatggcaattctgaaggtgcagtgcaggcaaattgaaggtacaaggtggcatgtgcaactgaaatgcaggttGAGGTAGACATGAGGTTCCAGTGGTAGACActtacatgtaacaactgagaaCTTATCatactttgcaaggcagtgacatagtccagtagtacaagggagtagtgcaacaaggtccctgagaggcagtactaagtaGTGGGTATGGTTATTGATGGgttacagagttcagcagggttactgTAAATTTTAATCAGCCTGatgaataacaaaatacaaaatgtgcttTATTGACTCTCAGGTGGTTTAGATGCCTGGGAATGTTGATGAGGTTGTTAGATGAGTGAGCATGCCCTCATGGAGGTTGACCTTGGTGACATCCTGGTTGGAAGAAcagtgtgggggtggggggggcagaaTACATTTGTGTTGATGCCTCGGAGCAAGTCTTGCTGTAGTCTTCCAAAGCTGTTGGGAGTTGTTGCAATTAGAGTAAGAtatagatacattttgttttgataaAAATGGAGAAGGGAGAAAAGTTTAAGAATTCAACTAGGGAGTCATTAATAGACAACAGTATTCAAGCTTGTATGATTTTAATCAAGTATATAGCAGGGCCGTAACGGGAAAGCTTTGAGAACACTATAGGCATTATTGTTTGTCTTTGGGCATAAATATGAATCCATTAAGAGTGTCCCAGGGTTAGGTTCCTAGTTGACTGAGGCAGTTTCCAATTTCTTTTAACTGGAGTTGGtccttttaatttattttcatcttgACAAACTTCCCTATCCCTTCCAGTGACCAGGATACCCATGACAAGATGCTGTTGCTACAATGCCCAGCATTTGTTTCTCAAATTatcaaaaggaaggttttccTTTGGCTGTTACGGAGTGGTAACTACAGTTGTTAACAGCAATTCTCAACTGATGGATACAGTTTTGCTTAagaattttcttttcaaaattaCACTCTGATGTATGCCAGATGTTACTAAGCCAGATGTTAACCCTAGTATTAGAAGACATTCTTGAATTGTGAAAGGCctttaactttttattttttactttgtaaaatgctttttaaatggCCAAAACATCCTGAAGTCCCTAAGCTGCTGTTTATCTATTTGTATACATGTAGAAAAATACTTGGGGCAAAGAAGTAGGCGTTTCTGACTTGAGGTGTTTAGTGACATTTCACTTGTTTTTGATCTGTAATCTTTTCAATGTGAGGCTTGGTGCTGTATTAATTTGAATGAAAACTGACTGTAGAAAAGTATATAACGGGTAAGTAGTGTTTAACATGAAGTTACATATGGGTTTACATACATCATATACAGTTTTCTGTTGCTTAAATTAGAATGTTACAAAACgtggacaatatttttattttattattttttattcaacctTTTGCCAAAGTATAGTGCAGGATGAATAATTGCTATGGTAATATAGCCCAACTTCCCAAAAAGTGACTTCACGTTGTCCAAAAAAGGGGGCCCTGGGCCTTGcctgatttttatttattgttatttaataaaacaacGACTAAATTGATAAAAGTCAATGTGAAAATAGGCGGAGGATTAAAGGTCCATAGAAGCAGCAGCTCTTTACAGGAAAAAGGAACAAATGTGACTTTGTACCCCACCTTGTTGTTggcttttttctgttttgttttgccaTGTTTGTTAATAAATTGCCatccagggccctgaacactGGCACTGAATCTGCTCCCTGTTTCTCACTCCGTTGCAATTTCTagaaaaaataattttggaAAGCTTAAATATTTAACTTATGGAGAATATGGACGACATTGAATTCTCACtctatattacattttaaagccGCAGAAGGCAGCAAAATGTGTACCTTCCATTAGCATCTGTAAAAACAGCTTTATAATGCTGTGTTACCAATGCCTTCCATCAACTTTGTATTATCTAACAGCTGAATTGTTTTTCTCCACCGTCTCGGCCCAGCAGCATGTCTCCCACCTCTCCAACACAGCGACGCCGTAGGGTCAGACTCACCCTGGAGCGGACTCTTCCCAGCCCCAAGACCATCCATGGGCACAGCTCCAAGGCAATGTGCCTGGAGAACCAGATTGAGCCTTTGCCCAGCTTTGCCATTGCTAGTGCTAATGTGAAATACCCTGGGCTGCACGGGCATGGCCGGAGCCCATCCAGAGAGGTGAGCCTTgcatatataataaatatatccTGTGCAGTACTCCAAATTTGTTTGATTGCAGTATAGAGAGCTTTATACTGTAGGTGTCGCTCACATCCTTCACATTTATTGGGACCATGCAACAATTCTACCCCATTTGAGGTATTTCGGTAATTCTTAGTTTGTGTAAATCCAGTCTTGGCCTTTAGGTGGGCTGCGAAATGTTGTGGACAATGGGTATACTATTATCATTGTATTGACTAATTGCTCTTAAAAGGGCATACACTGTTAAATGACTTTGAAAACTAATGTTATAACAGAACACAACTGTTCTGTTAACATATAACTTGAACACATCTGATATAATGGCCAGGAATATTGTCTGTTCAAAGAATTTCATTTTCACATATATCCTTATTTGTACTGTTTGTGCTATGGGATCTATTaaattgtgtgaatgtgtgtgtacacacactaTATGGCACCATAAACACCTGCACTATATTATTGAGTGCGGTTGTTTTAGCCCCACACAgatcacaggtgcataaaatccagcacatagccatgaaatcacCATAGACAAACATAGGCAGTACAATGCATTAACATGGCCAATGATTTTGGAATTGGATGTCTAACAAGCTCATATGGGTGTGGTATACTGTAGGTTGGTTGTCAGATTAGCATGCTGTTTACAACAACTAAAATGGGCAAATGTGGATTCATGTgaaccccaccccccaaaaagtAGTGAAGAAACATTATCCAGAATTATATTCTGATGTAATACGAGTTGGTTTTGGAGCTTTTCATAACttggaaacattattttatagtCAGTGGTAActgataacaaaacaaaaactgtttggGGGTTTAACCACAAGCAAAGACAGAGTGGCAATAACGCCATGTTAACGTCTGCTAGAATGGAGTGTTTAGTTTCCTGATGCAACAGGCAACTAGAAATTCTGTGTAGACTGGAAAATAGTTACATttagcaatttattttaatttaacc is drawn from Esox lucius isolate fEsoLuc1 chromosome 14, fEsoLuc1.pri, whole genome shotgun sequence and contains these coding sequences:
- the wu:fi75a02 gene encoding uncharacterized protein wu:fi75a02 isoform X1, giving the protein MMLSPVMADPRGGQQLPGTTSVGPVGPYPLLSQLYDERLAMECGENSKDLRNAAEGGGPLVTVKLSHRSAESRDGSLQVQDIQRPYNKSNVWVHPKQREPSSRGAASAYVSPQAQACPAVPDTPTDEQLGTLQRCLEGHQAEMRRLLTGALGNLCQRLDVVERRMEQLCEQGTTHGNSLALLSTQLSQLARGMTVTTTKQDLSPFQGQGKEPIVLNEEKLNYIKPVPHGPNSLCNIRSSGTDFDEGSITGTPCGLMTTFSHRQSPAQSDGLKEGLGGKMDRKELGHSASFVRKGPCKGDTEGSIQGKCSPVFVELEAGKSQDALTCFVNSVLVEMESSDNMEVPLSSSSKMAEGIMTLPHSHIHCPSQSAAQSNGPEFPKYPVPNKGRTLAAFSEGGQLNPIGAYFLLPHSVEVLGLSRSEHSSSIACALTDVQELISSRTHNDHTAYNKFSKEASKDWKAEMKRDEKGQLKVHLFGEFKLSPLRNGSSNSLIAGVRSTHHKNEALLLQLSETARHLVTLPTSTALHSLLNSGQSRWGNLTCFNCKLKHHWAKERPSYKKLPLKGFSSTCGALMISLPELEEEMTQPLVILGSPVLPLSPLKLGPVGQTFCPSRCSSKLLDGGMPTSQCGLSRLLHTTGQFPTSLSRRMGFPKFSKGCLSTVLAASSYASFHLWFRHKGPGPLMRLSATAVKTVVCQIIESQEKYMCPLPPLKDYTGPFGLGNDHSYAQCCGQEASSGRNSTAARSATFMSPTSPTQRRRRVRLTLERTLPSPKTIHGHSSKAMCLENQIEPLPSFAIASANVKYPGLHGHGRSPSREGGLYDASVGAQPGHRSKRVSQIRIRKTVPKPDNNLTPMGLPKPKRLKKKEFSLEEIYTNKNYKSPTPNRSLETIFEEPKEKNGSLVCIGQQKRKRVLDFPDFTLPRKRKARANLMPLRVKGPRGRGRRGRSDDVDLDIMLIERLSELEDFFIRQGLED
- the wu:fi75a02 gene encoding uncharacterized protein wu:fi75a02 isoform X3 yields the protein MMLSPVMADPRGGQQLPGTTSVGPVGPYPLLSQLYDERLAMECGENSKDLRNAAEGGGPLVTVKLSHRSAESRDGSLQVQDIQRPYNKSNVWVHPKQREPSSRGAASAYVSPQAQACPAVPDTPTDEQLGTLQRCLEGHQAEMRRLLTGALGNLCQRLDVVERRMEQLCEQGTTHGNSLALLSTQLSQLARGMTVTTTKQDLSPFQGQGKEPIVLNEEKLNYIKPVPHGPNSLCNIRSSGTDFDEGSITGTPCGLMTTFSHRQSPAQSDGLKEGLGGKMDRKELGHSASFVRKGPCKGDTEGSIQGKCSPVFVELEAGKSQDALTCFVNSVLVEMESSDNMEVPLSSSSKMAEGIMTLPHSHIHCPSQSAAQSNGPEFPKYPVPNKGRTLAAFSEGGQLNPIGAYFLLPHSVEVLGLSRSEHSSSIACALTDVQELISSRTHNDHTAYNKFSKEASKDWKAEMKRDEKGQLKVHLFGEFKLSPLRNGSSNSLIAGVRSTHHKNEALLLQLSETARHLVTLPTSTALHSLLNSGQSRWGNLTCFNCKLKHHWAKERPSYKKLPLKGFSSTCGALMISLPELEEEMTQPLVILGSPVLPLSPLKLGPVGQTFCPSRCSSKLLDGGMPTSQCGLSRLLHTTGQFPTSLSRRMGFPKFSKGCLSTVLAASSYASFHLWFRHKGPGPLMRLSATAVKTVVCQIIESQEKYMCPLPPLKDYTGPFGLGNDHSYAQCCGQEASSGRNSTAASMSPTSPTQRRRRVRLTLERTLPSPKTIHGHSSKAMCLENQIEPLPSFAIASANVKYPGLHGHGRSPSREGGLYDASVGAQPGHRSKRVSQIRIRKTVPKPDNNLTPMGLPKPKRLKKKEFSLEEIYTNKNYKSPTPNRSLETIFEEPKEKNGSLVCIGQQKRKRVLDFPDFTLPRKRKARANLMPLRVKGPRGRGRRGRSDDVDLDIMLIERLSELEDFFIRQGLED
- the wu:fi75a02 gene encoding uncharacterized protein wu:fi75a02 isoform X2, producing the protein MMLSPVMADPRGGQQLPGTTSVGPVGPYPLLSQLYDERLAMECGENSKDLRNAAEGGGPLVTVKLSHRSAESRDGSLQVQDIQRPYNKSNVWVHPKQREPSSRGAASAYVSPQAQACPAVPDTPTDEQLGTLQRCLEGHQAEMRRLLTGALGNLCQRLDVVERRMEQLCEQGTTHGNSLALLSTQLSQLARGMTVTTTKQDLSPFQGKEPIVLNEEKLNYIKPVPHGPNSLCNIRSSGTDFDEGSITGTPCGLMTTFSHRQSPAQSDGLKEGLGGKMDRKELGHSASFVRKGPCKGDTEGSIQGKCSPVFVELEAGKSQDALTCFVNSVLVEMESSDNMEVPLSSSSKMAEGIMTLPHSHIHCPSQSAAQSNGPEFPKYPVPNKGRTLAAFSEGGQLNPIGAYFLLPHSVEVLGLSRSEHSSSIACALTDVQELISSRTHNDHTAYNKFSKEASKDWKAEMKRDEKGQLKVHLFGEFKLSPLRNGSSNSLIAGVRSTHHKNEALLLQLSETARHLVTLPTSTALHSLLNSGQSRWGNLTCFNCKLKHHWAKERPSYKKLPLKGFSSTCGALMISLPELEEEMTQPLVILGSPVLPLSPLKLGPVGQTFCPSRCSSKLLDGGMPTSQCGLSRLLHTTGQFPTSLSRRMGFPKFSKGCLSTVLAASSYASFHLWFRHKGPGPLMRLSATAVKTVVCQIIESQEKYMCPLPPLKDYTGPFGLGNDHSYAQCCGQEASSGRNSTAARSATFMSPTSPTQRRRRVRLTLERTLPSPKTIHGHSSKAMCLENQIEPLPSFAIASANVKYPGLHGHGRSPSREGGLYDASVGAQPGHRSKRVSQIRIRKTVPKPDNNLTPMGLPKPKRLKKKEFSLEEIYTNKNYKSPTPNRSLETIFEEPKEKNGSLVCIGQQKRKRVLDFPDFTLPRKRKARANLMPLRVKGPRGRGRRGRSDDVDLDIMLIERLSELEDFFIRQGLED